A single window of Nicotiana sylvestris chromosome 3, ASM39365v2, whole genome shotgun sequence DNA harbors:
- the LOC104244369 gene encoding high-affinity nitrate transporter-activating protein 2.1-like — protein sequence MATFSGFFVASTVVLFCFALTAYSALFSSLHQTLILNSSPSQGQVLQAGEGQVTITWSLNKSNPAGTDSNYKTVKVKLCYAPISQVDRGWRKSDDNLEKDKSCKYNIVTMPYNSLNNNFTWTVNKDVPTATYFIRAYVYDSAGEEVAYGQTTDSHKKTNLFQILAITGRHVTLDICAACFSTFSIISLFGFFFIEKRKGKSVHKK from the exons ATGGCAACTTTTTCTGGCTTTTTTGTTGCCTCAACGGTTGTTCTTTTTTGCTTTGCACTCACTGCTTATAGTGCTCTTTTCTCCTCCCTTCACCAAACTCTCATACTCAATTCTTCACCTTCACAAGGACAAG TGCTGCAAGCCGGGGAAGGACAAGTGACAATAACATGGTCATTGAACAAGAGCAACCCAGCTGGAACAGACTCAAACTACAAAACAGTGAAGGTGAAATTATGTTATGCCCCAATCAGCCAAGTGGACAGAGGATGGAGGAAATCCGACGACAACCTCGAAAAAGACAAGTCTTGCAAATATAACATTGTCACAATGCCATACAATTCCTTAAACAACAATTTCACTTGGACTGTAAACAAGGATGTTCCCACTGCTACCTATTTCATAAGGGCATATGTTTATGACTCTGCTGGTGAAGAGGTTGCCTATGGCCAAACCACTGATTCCCACAAGAAAACCAACTTGTTCCAAATTTTGGCAATCACTGGCCGCCATGTTACTCTTGACATCTGTGCCGCCTGCTTCTCCACTTTCTCCATTATCTCCCTTTTCGGGTTCTTCTTTATTGAGAAGAGAAAGGGCAAAAGTGTCCACAAAAAATGA
- the LOC104244368 gene encoding high-affinity nitrate transporter 3.1-like, with protein MASTRAIFVASLVIACFIASCHAEILFSSLKRSLDVSASHREGVLMAGEDQLILKWSFNKTFPAGADSSYKKVKVQLCYAPVSQKDRAWRKTEDHLKKDKTCQLNIVTMPYKSSGNSFNWTIERDIPTGTYFVRAYVLDSDGHETGFGQNTDDKKIDNLFDIQAISGRHATLDICSIVFSVFSVVSLFGFFYMEKRKAKASQQK; from the exons ATGGCAAGTACTCGTGCTATTTTTGTGGCTTCACTTGTCATAGCTTGCTTTATAGCTTCTTGTCACGCTGAAATATTGTTCTCTTCCCTCAAAAGGAGTCTTGATGTTTCTGCTTCACACAGGGAAGGAG TGCTCATGGCTGGGGAAGACCAACTCATATTGAAATGGTCATTCAACAAGACTTTCCCAGCAGGGGCAGACTCAAGCTACAAGAAAGTAAAAGTTCAACTGTGTTATGCACCGGTTAGCCAAAAAGATCGTGCATGGAGGAAAACTGAGGACCATCTCAAAAAGGACAAGACATGTCAATTGAACATAGTAACCATGCCCTACAAATCATCTGGAAACAGTTTCAACTGGACAATTGAAAGGGATATCCCAACTGGTACCTACTTTGTTAGGGCTTATGTCTTGGATTCTGATGGTCATGAAACTGGATTTGGACAAAACACCGATGATAAGAAAATAGATAACCTTTTCGATATTCAGGCTATCAGTGGTCGCCATGCCACTTTGGATATCTGCTCCATTGTCTTCTCCGTTTTCTCTGTGGTGTCTCTCTTTGGATTCTTTTACATGGAGAAGAGAAAGGCTAAGGCAAGTCAACAGAAGTGA